A portion of the Etheostoma spectabile isolate EspeVRDwgs_2016 unplaced genomic scaffold, UIUC_Espe_1.0 scaffold00018250, whole genome shotgun sequence genome contains these proteins:
- the LOC116679866 gene encoding fatty acid-binding protein, brain — MVDAFCATWKLVDSQNFDEYMKALGVGFATRQVGNVTKPTVVISQDGDKVVLKTLSTFRNTEISSKLGEEFDETTADDRHVKSTFTMEGDKLVQVQKWDGKETKFVREIKDGKLVATLTFEGVEAVRTYEKA; from the exons ATGGTTGATGCTTTCTGTGCTACATGGAAACTGGTCGACAGCCAGAACTTTGATGAATACATGAAGGCACTTG GGGTTGGTTTTGCCACAAGACAAGTGGGCAATGTCACCAAACCGACAGTAGTGATCAGCCAGGATGGAGACAAAGTGGTGCTAAAAACCCTTAGTACCTTCAGAAACACTGAGATATCTTCCAAACTGGGAGAGGAGTTTGATGAGACCACAGCTGATGACCGGCATGTTAAA TCTACCTTCACCATGGAAGGAGATAAACTTGTGCAAGTGCAGAAGTGGGATGGCAAGGAGACCAAGTTTGTCAGAGAAATCAAGGATGGCAAGCTGGTGGCG ACTTTGACTTTTGAGGGAGTCGAGGCAGTCCGCACATATGAGAAAGCCTAA